DNA from Gemmatimonadota bacterium:
TATCTCGAGCCGGCTGAAGAAGCTCCGGCGGAGTTCCGGGTCGGCCCTGAGAGCGGCCACCAGCATGTCGTAGCCGCGGGGCACGCTGAAATAGATGGTGGGCGCGACACTCTTCAGATTGGTGACGGTCTGGTCGAACAGCCCGGCGGCCGGCCGTCCGCCGTCGAGGTACAACGTGCCACCGTGGCAGAGCACCACGTTGAAGTTGTGGTTGCCGCCAAAGGTGTGGGACCACGGCAACCAGTCGACGATGACCGGCGGATTGGTGGCGAGAAAGGGCCAGAGCTGGGCCCGCGCTTGTTGGTTGGCGGTGAGCATCAATTGGGTGTTGATGACGGCCTTTGGGCTGCCGGTTGACCCCGAGGTAAAGAGAAATTTGGCGATGGTGTCAGGCCCGATGCGACCAAACCGCTCGGCCACCGCCGCGGAATCGAGTTCGCGGGTCAACTCCTCGAAGGGGACGACACCGTCCAACCGGTCTCGCGCCGAGCCCGAGACCACCACCGGGTTCCGGTCGGCGCGGATGGCGGCCAAGGCCGGGCCATAGCGAACGTGGTCCGCGACGTAGATCACACCGGGCTCCGCCTGATCGAGGATGCTTCGGAGCTTGGCGAAATCCCGGGACTGGGTCGAGTACGCCGGCGAGACCGGGGCAACCGGAATCCCGGCTTGCATGGCCGCGAGGCTGAGCAGGGCGTGCTCGACGCTGTTGTCCGATAAGATGGCGACGGGTCGCTCGGCGGAGAGGCCGTGACGGAGGAGCCACGTGGCAATCCGCTCGACGCGATCGCGGGCTTCTGCGTAGGTGGGGCCGGTCCACAATCCATCGGAGCCCCGTTCCTGGAGAAACAATCGGTCGGGTGCGACCAAGGCCCAGTGTTCGAGCCACGTGCCGACGGCGCGGGCCGGGGTCCCGAGCGGTGTCGGGCAACAAAGACGGATGGTCCCGTCCGCCCGGCGCTCGAGGGATACCTCGGGGTTGGCGAACAGTCGGGAGGGTTGAGTCATGTCGTTGTCGGTTGCTGGGAAAGCTGCCAGATCATCGTGTCCCGGGGTGCGCCGGACGGCGTGGTGGAATTGCCGACGAGGGTGGTCGTGTGACGAAAGCCGAGTCGCTCGGCCACGGCCGCGCTCCGGGTGTTCAGGGGGTCGCAGCGGATCACGACCTCGACCATGCCGGGCAGGTCGAGGGCGGCCCGGGCGGCCTCGGTGAGGTAGCCCATGCCGGTTACGTCGGAGCGGAGCCAGTAGCCGAGTTCCACTCCGTCGGGCGTGGGATGCAAGCCGAGGCCGCCGAGCACCGCAGTCTCGTCGGGCGGAAAGACGCCGTAGAGCCAGCGGGCCCCGGCGTCGAAGTCGGCGCTGAACTGGGCCAAGCGGAGGCAGAGCTCCGGTAGTTCCGTCGGCTCGGCCGCTGCCCACGGCATCCAGGCTTGGAGGTGTCCGAGGTTCGCGTCGATCGCGGCCTTCAACAGCCGGGCGTGCTCCGGTTGCCACCGATGCAGGACCAGCCGATCGGTCGGGATGCGGTCAGGAGGCGGCCACACCATGATCTTCGGTTCCTCTATGTCGCGTAGTACAACACGGCTACGAAGTGGCAGGCGGTGCCGGCCAGGACGAACAAATGCCAGACGAAATGGCCGTAGCGGAGCCGGTCGGCGGCGTAGAACCCGACGCCCGCCGTGTAAGCCACGCCGCCGGCCACCAACCAGAATAGTCCCCAACCGGGCACCCGCTCGGAGAGCGGCTTCGCGGCGATCAGGATCAGCCAGCCCATCGCAAGGTACAAGGCGGTCGAGAGCCGGTGGAGGCGAATTTCGCCGACTGATTTGATCACGACGCCGGCCACCGCGAGGGCCCAGATCAGTCCGAAGAGGGTCCAGCCCCAGGCTCCCCGCAGGACGCCGAGCGTGAACGGGGTATAGGTCCCGGCAATGAGGAGGTAGATCGCGCCGTGATCGAAGATCTGAAACAGCCGTTTGGCCCGCGTTGGGGCGAGGGCATGATAGAGCGTCGAGGTGAGGTAGAGGAGTGCGGCGGTTGCGGCGAAGATCACCGCGCCGACCACGGCGGCGGCGCCGTGGGGCACGGCACCGATGACGAGCACCGGCAGCGCCACCAACGCCGCCAGAAACCCGACCCCGTGGCTCACGCTGTTGGCGATCTCTTCGCCGAGCGATTGAGGTCGATGTTGGTCGGTGGAACTCGCTGCCATAGGTCTCCTCCGTCGACCCGCAATGTAAGACGGGTGGCGCATGGAACGCAGGATCGGCAAACTCACGGGGCACTACATCGTGTGTGGCTACGGCCGGGTTGGTGAACAGGTCGTCCGCGATCTCGAGCAGCAGGGCCAAGCGGTGGTGGTCATCGAAACCGGCGCGGGCGCGGTGGCGCGTTTGGAGGACCGGCATCCCCGTCTGCTTGGCGACGCAACCGATGAAACCGTGTTGGCCGCCGCGGGCATTGCCCGGGCCGAGGTGACGCCGGCCTTAGAACGGAGTGTATTCCGGAGGGGTCACGCCATTCATCCGGAGGTATGGCACAGTCTGCCCCAGGGTCCACGGGAAGTGGTCCAGTAACTCCATCAGCGCCCGATACCGGGGAAGCTTCTTGCCGAATTGGACGATCTCCTCGGTCATCGCGGCATCGCTCACGCCTCGGAGCATTTGGATGGTGTGATCCATGGCCGCCACGCCAAACGCCCGAAGGGCAGGCTTGCTGTGGAGGTAGACCGCCGAGTCGCCGAAGGCAGGCACTTTCTGCGATCCGGTGATCGCTGAGTGGGCGATGAACGCGTCGCCCGCCGCGGTATGCTCGATCTGCTCCGCGAAGTTCCGGACGCCCTTAGTGGGCCGAAAGCCAAGCATCGAGTCCGGGGCGGCATCGATGTAC
Protein-coding regions in this window:
- a CDS encoding hemolysin III family protein, whose translation is MAASSTDQHRPQSLGEEIANSVSHGVGFLAALVALPVLVIGAVPHGAAAVVGAVIFAATAALLYLTSTLYHALAPTRAKRLFQIFDHGAIYLLIAGTYTPFTLGVLRGAWGWTLFGLIWALAVAGVVIKSVGEIRLHRLSTALYLAMGWLILIAAKPLSERVPGWGLFWLVAGGVAYTAGVGFYAADRLRYGHFVWHLFVLAGTACHFVAVLYYAT
- a CDS encoding feruloyl-CoA synthase, coding for MTQPSRLFANPEVSLERRADGTIRLCCPTPLGTPARAVGTWLEHWALVAPDRLFLQERGSDGLWTGPTYAEARDRVERIATWLLRHGLSAERPVAILSDNSVEHALLSLAAMQAGIPVAPVSPAYSTQSRDFAKLRSILDQAEPGVIYVADHVRYGPALAAIRADRNPVVVSGSARDRLDGVVPFEELTRELDSAAVAERFGRIGPDTIAKFLFTSGSTGSPKAVINTQLMLTANQQARAQLWPFLATNPPVIVDWLPWSHTFGGNHNFNVVLCHGGTLYLDGGRPAAGLFDQTVTNLKSVAPTIYFSVPRGYDMLVAALRADPELRRSFFSRLEIVFYAAAALPPHLWDALTTLAVETVGRPVVLTSSWGSTETAPLAVDCNFQATQSGVIGLPVPGTQLKLVPNGGKLEVRVRGPNVTPGYWKRPDLTAAHFDEEGFYRIGDAVRFVDPTRPEQGLLFDGRVAEDFKLDSGTWVNVGMLRVKAIAALAPVAQDIVVTGHDRPAIGFLVFPNVAACRHLASAAAADSSIETLLADPAVRAAVHRGLENLRAEGAGTSGYATRALLLSEPPSIDHGEITDKGYLNQRAVLTARAGLVTSLHRDDDPRVIDLTDRQA
- a CDS encoding N-acetyltransferase, which produces MVWPPPDRIPTDRLVLHRWQPEHARLLKAAIDANLGHLQAWMPWAAAEPTELPELCLRLAQFSADFDAGARWLYGVFPPDETAVLGGLGLHPTPDGVELGYWLRSDVTGMGYLTEAARAALDLPGMVEVVIRCDPLNTRSAAVAERLGFRHTTTLVGNSTTPSGAPRDTMIWQLSQQPTTT